A single region of the Lepus europaeus isolate LE1 chromosome 1, mLepTim1.pri, whole genome shotgun sequence genome encodes:
- the CYREN gene encoding cell cycle regulator of non-homologous end joining has product MEELASGTKKRVLPSWMTAQAAEKRRAPVQTPKRRRMAAVAAARPTGRTVYCMNETELVNVALGILIEDRKQEKAGELPSLPGADKPESSPSPSPHTSSGSSSEEEEGEDDAPAPGLRPPNAAGGRRPGEEEEKKEEEEDVLKYVREIFFS; this is encoded by the exons ATGGAGGAGTTGGCATCTGGGACCAAGAAGAGGGTCCTTCCGTCCTGGATGACAGCCCAGGCGGCGGAGAAGAGAAGGGCGCCCGTACAGACCCCCAAGAGGAGGagaatggccgcagtggccgcaGCCAG ACCCACAGGGAGGACGGTGTACTGCATGAATGAGACAGAACTTGTGAATGTGGCTCTGGGGATCCTGATCGAG GACCGCAAACAGGAAAAGGCCGGGGAGCTGCCGTCTCTGCCGGGCGCCGATAAGCCGGAGAGCTCCCCCTCCCCGTCTCCTCACACGAgctctgggagcagcagtgaggaagaagagggagaggacgATGCCCCCGCGCCAGGCCTCCGCCCTCCCAACGCCGCTGGCGGCAGGagacctggggaggaggaggaaaagaaggaggaagaggaagacgtGCTAAAATATGTCAGGGAGATATTTTTCAGCTGA
- the TMEM140 gene encoding transmembrane protein 140: MAGPGPRWGKRVAFLSILLLVAGVIYLLFDALLYRAGNVVDLPHLRLGFYNFCLWDEDLNALRCHQFPELEALGVPRLALALARLGVYGALVLTLFVPLPLLLAWCNGSEGEWRLAVGFLAAASVLLAGGLGLFLSLVWKWLRLSLLGPAFLALGMAQAFLLLLLMATAVFSPRAQDGSKPESCC, translated from the coding sequence ATGGCCGGGCCCGGGCCCCGCTGGGGCAAGCGCGTGGCGTTCCTGAGCATCCTCCTGCTGGTGGCTGGGGTCATCTACCTGCTGTTTGATGCCCTCCTCTACAGGGCCGGCAACGTCGTGGACCTGCCGCACCTGAGACTCGGCTTCTACAACTTCTGCCTGTGGGACGAGGACCTTAACGCCCTGCGCTGCCACCAGTTCCCCGAgctggaggccctgggggtgccccggctggccctggctctggccaggctcGGTGTCTACGGGGCTCTGGTCCTCACCCTCTTCgtccccctgcctctgctcctggcctGGTGTAACGGGAGCGAGGGGGAGTGGCGGCTGGCGGTGGGCTTCCTGGCCGCAGCCTCCGTGCTGCTGGCCGGCGGCCTgggcctcttcctctccctcgtGTGGAAGTGGCTCAGGCTCTCTCTGCTGGGCCCGGCCTTTCTCGCTCTGGGCATGGCCCAGGCCTTCCTCCTGCTCTTGCTCATGGCCACTGCTGTGTTCTCTCCGAGGGCTCAGGACGGGAGCAAGCCGGAGAGCTGCTGCTAG